The following are from one region of the Mycetohabitans rhizoxinica HKI 454 genome:
- a CDS encoding ShlB/FhaC/HecB family hemolysin secretion/activation protein: MMLAQALPLEGTEQQPLREQERERVLRQQREATPDVRLARPFVPEQARLPVEESPCFRIERIKLDGDMAMHFQWALAAANPPNDPAIGRCLGTAGINLTMKRMQNAIVARGYVTTRVLAPPQDLKTGTLALTLIPGRIRAIRFADDSSPRATWWNAVPVTSGDLLNLRDIEQGLENFKRVPTADADIQITPAEGPDAQPGESDLVIAWTQAHPVRLNVAIDDAGSRYTGRYQGSVTVSYDNWWTLNDLFYASFNHDLGGGHSGPKGTRGYTVHYEVPYRYWLLGFTTSGYDYHQSVAGAYQTYRYGGDGDFTEVRLSRLLYRDAVRKTYAHVRGWLRHARSFVNGTEIGVQRRHTAGWEIGLSHREFIGSATLESGVAYRKGTGMLGAQPAPEEFLGEGTSRPSLITADAQLTIPFTIAAQQLRYTTAWRGQWSRTPLALPERFSIGGRYTVRGFDGESALIGDRGWLVRNDLGWSLGHTGQTLYLGADYAEVGGPSTSFLIGQHLAGAVIGLRGGAKGLFWDVFAGTPLSKPAGFQTRRFNAGFNVSWSY; the protein is encoded by the coding sequence AGCGCTACCGCTTGAGGGTACCGAGCAGCAGCCGCTGCGAGAACAGGAGCGCGAGCGCGTACTTCGGCAGCAGCGCGAGGCCACGCCGGACGTGCGGTTGGCACGCCCGTTCGTGCCTGAGCAAGCGCGTCTTCCTGTGGAAGAGTCACCCTGTTTCCGCATCGAGCGCATTAAACTCGACGGTGACATGGCCATGCATTTTCAGTGGGCGTTGGCAGCGGCCAATCCGCCGAACGATCCGGCCATTGGACGCTGTCTGGGCACGGCAGGCATCAACCTGACGATGAAGCGGATGCAAAACGCGATCGTCGCGCGTGGTTACGTGACCACGCGCGTGCTAGCACCCCCGCAGGATTTGAAGACCGGCACGCTTGCACTTACGCTTATTCCGGGGCGGATCCGAGCGATTCGTTTCGCCGACGACAGCAGCCCGCGCGCGACGTGGTGGAACGCCGTGCCAGTTACCTCAGGCGATTTGCTCAACCTGCGTGACATCGAGCAGGGGCTAGAAAACTTTAAGCGTGTGCCGACGGCCGACGCTGACATCCAAATCACGCCGGCCGAAGGGCCCGACGCCCAGCCTGGCGAGAGCGACCTGGTGATTGCGTGGACACAGGCGCATCCGGTCCGCCTGAACGTCGCTATCGACGATGCAGGCAGCCGGTACACCGGTCGATACCAGGGTAGTGTGACTGTTTCATACGACAACTGGTGGACGCTTAATGATTTATTTTACGCCAGCTTTAACCACGACCTTGGCGGCGGGCACAGCGGCCCCAAAGGCACGCGTGGCTATACCGTTCACTATGAGGTGCCGTATCGTTACTGGCTCTTGGGCTTCACGACCAGTGGCTATGATTATCACCAGTCGGTCGCGGGTGCTTACCAAACTTACCGCTACGGTGGCGATGGCGATTTCACTGAGGTGCGCCTCTCGCGCCTGCTTTATCGCGATGCCGTGCGCAAGACCTACGCCCATGTGCGCGGGTGGTTACGCCATGCGCGCAGCTTCGTTAATGGCACCGAGATCGGGGTACAGCGCCGCCACACGGCAGGCTGGGAAATCGGGTTAAGTCACCGCGAATTCATCGGCTCCGCCACGCTGGAGAGCGGCGTGGCGTACCGCAAGGGTACGGGCATGTTGGGGGCTCAGCCGGCGCCGGAGGAATTTTTGGGTGAGGGGACGTCGCGTCCATCGCTGATTACCGCGGATGCCCAACTGACCATTCCATTTACCATCGCTGCACAGCAACTGCGCTACACCACGGCATGGCGCGGACAATGGAGCCGCACACCGCTGGCGTTGCCGGAACGCTTTTCCATCGGTGGGCGCTATACCGTGCGCGGTTTTGATGGCGAAAGCGCCTTGATCGGCGACCGAGGCTGGCTGGTGCGCAATGACCTAGGCTGGTCGCTGGGCCACACCGGTCAGACGCTTTATCTGGGTGCGGATTATGCAGAAGTGGGCGGGCCGTCCACAAGCTTTTTGATTGGGCAGCACTTAGCGGGTGCCGTGATTGGCCTGCGCGGCGGGGCCAAGGGCTTGTTTTGGGATGTTTTTGCCGGTACGCCGCTTAGCAAGCCGGCGGGTTTTCAGACCCGTCGCTTCAATGCCGGCTTTAACGTCAGCTGGTCGTATTAG